From a region of the Tachypleus tridentatus isolate NWPU-2018 chromosome 1, ASM421037v1, whole genome shotgun sequence genome:
- the LOC143250582 gene encoding protein YIPF4-like: MSNNTPILHSLNLHHSSENGNSSDSSSSQTSSSYVKIGMEGMEAYNSSEDGTNGMTTLQNTVMELTLSRNLDDFNFVSPSSSATDLMNISGSIDSSGLKSSTTTRKRTKNMPGASFLEQRGLSWLLEEEISDDDDKPLLEELEIDPREIFYKVRCVVFPFSFLGYKRHLVRDSPDFWGPLLVVFLFALVSLYGQASVASWIMTLWLCGSLVVFLLARVLGGEVNYSQCLGVIGYSVLPLIITATTLPLLNPFPYISLWVKFMGVVWATYSAGSLLCVHELQNKRPLLLYPIFLLYVYFFSVYSGV; the protein is encoded by the exons ATGAGTAATAACACCCCAATACTGCATAGCTTAAACCTTCATCATAGTTCAGAAAATGGAAATAGTTCTGATTCTTCAAGCTCTCAGACATCTTCAAGTTATGTTAAAATTGGAATGGAAGGCATGGAGGCTTATAACAGCAGTGAAGATGGTACAAATGGTATGACAACCCTACAAAATACAGTGATGGAACTTACCCTTTCTAGAAATTTAGATGATTTCAACTTTGTTTCTCCAAGTTCCAGTGCAACAG ATTTGATGAATATATCAGGTTCAATTGATAGCAGCGGTCTCAAGAGTTCTACTACAACACGTAAACGAACAAAAAATATGCCAGGAGCTTCATTTCTTGAGCAGAGAGGACTTAGCTGGTTGCTGGAAGAAGAAATTAGTGATGATGATGACAAGCCCTTGTT GGAAGAACTAGAGATTGATCCAAGAGAGATCTTTTACAAAGTACGATGTGTAGTatttccattttcttttcttgGCTACAAACGACACTTAGTGCGAGACAGTCCTGACTTCTGGGGACCATTgcttgttgttttcttatttgctCTTGTTTCCTTGTATGGACAAGCAAGC GTAGCTTCATGGATCATGACATTGTGGTTGTGTGGGTCACTTGTTGTTTTCCTTCTGGCTCGAGTTTTGGGTGGTGAG GTGAATTATTCTCAGTGCCTTGGAGTCATTGGTTATTCAGTATTGCCTTTAATCATTACAGCTACTACTCTTCCACTGTTAAATCCATTTCCTTACATTAGTCTTTGGGTAAAG tttatggGAGTAGTGTGGGCCACCTATAGTGCAGGTTCTCTTTTATGTGTGCATGAACTACAGAACAAAAGACCACTTTTATTGTATCCAATATTTCTTCTCTACGTGTATTTCTTTTCTGTCTACTCTGGAGTGTGA